A window of Primulina huaijiensis isolate GDHJ02 chromosome 9, ASM1229523v2, whole genome shotgun sequence contains these coding sequences:
- the LOC140984858 gene encoding protein RGF1 INDUCIBLE TRANSCRIPTION FACTOR 1-like isoform X1, which translates to MELWFCCLQLDTSEIPRWLLALLREKFFITCLIHEDAKKNEKNVFCLDCCEGICPHCFIHHPSHRLLQIRRYVYHDVIRLGDADKLMDCAQVQSYSTNNSKVVFLKERAQSRAGRGGGNLCISCDRNLQNSFLFCSLSCKFHHVLRSGCNVSNYLRKCEFLAMPEPGLDDDQRTPDSVLEATGPGSSESGSDCGDPTSSLGYPAFTCTATTEVVRKKRSNLTGFRSDYSLACEPVLEVSEVIRSRRKGTPHRSPFY; encoded by the exons ATGGAACTTTGGTTTTGTTGTTTGCAGTTGGATACTTCGGAGATTCCACGGTGGCTTTTGGCCCTTTTGCGTGAGAAATTCTTTATTACGTGTTTGATTCATGAGGATGCGAAGAAGAACGAAAAGAATGTTTTTTGTTTGGATTGCTGTGAGGGAATTTGTCCTCACTGCTTCATTCATCATCCTTCTCACCGACTCTTGCAG ATACGGAGATATGTGTATCATGATGTTATAAGGCTGGGGGATGCTGATAAATTAATGGACTGTGCTCAAGTTcaa TCTTATTCCACGAATAATTCAAAAGTAGTGTTTTTGAAAGAGAGAGCACAGTCGAGGGCAGGCAGAGGCGGCGGCAACTTGTGCATCAGTTGCGACAGGAACCTGCAAAACTCATTTCTCTTTTGCTCTCTTTCTTGCAAG TTTCATCACGTTCTGAGAAGTGGCTGCAATGTTTCAAACTATCTACGCAAGTGTGAGTTTCTTGCAATGCCTGAACCGGGTTTAGATGACGACCAAAGGACACCCGATTCAGTGCTAGAAGCCACCGGTCCGGGAAGTTCAGAGTCCGGTTCCGACTGTGGTGACCCGACTAGTTCACTGGGTTACCCCGCTTTCACCTGCACGGCTACCACGGAGGTTGTGAGGAAGAAAAGAAGTAATCTTACTGGATTCCGGTCTGATTACAGTCTGGCTTGTGAACCGGTTTTAGAAGTATCCGAAGTGATACGGAGCCGGAGGAAGGGTACTCCACATCGGTCTCCGTTTTACTGA
- the LOC140984858 gene encoding protein RGF1 INDUCIBLE TRANSCRIPTION FACTOR 1-like isoform X2: protein MLDTSEIPRWLLALLREKFFITCLIHEDAKKNEKNVFCLDCCEGICPHCFIHHPSHRLLQIRRYVYHDVIRLGDADKLMDCAQVQSYSTNNSKVVFLKERAQSRAGRGGGNLCISCDRNLQNSFLFCSLSCKFHHVLRSGCNVSNYLRKCEFLAMPEPGLDDDQRTPDSVLEATGPGSSESGSDCGDPTSSLGYPAFTCTATTEVVRKKRSNLTGFRSDYSLACEPVLEVSEVIRSRRKGTPHRSPFY, encoded by the exons ATG TTGGATACTTCGGAGATTCCACGGTGGCTTTTGGCCCTTTTGCGTGAGAAATTCTTTATTACGTGTTTGATTCATGAGGATGCGAAGAAGAACGAAAAGAATGTTTTTTGTTTGGATTGCTGTGAGGGAATTTGTCCTCACTGCTTCATTCATCATCCTTCTCACCGACTCTTGCAG ATACGGAGATATGTGTATCATGATGTTATAAGGCTGGGGGATGCTGATAAATTAATGGACTGTGCTCAAGTTcaa TCTTATTCCACGAATAATTCAAAAGTAGTGTTTTTGAAAGAGAGAGCACAGTCGAGGGCAGGCAGAGGCGGCGGCAACTTGTGCATCAGTTGCGACAGGAACCTGCAAAACTCATTTCTCTTTTGCTCTCTTTCTTGCAAG TTTCATCACGTTCTGAGAAGTGGCTGCAATGTTTCAAACTATCTACGCAAGTGTGAGTTTCTTGCAATGCCTGAACCGGGTTTAGATGACGACCAAAGGACACCCGATTCAGTGCTAGAAGCCACCGGTCCGGGAAGTTCAGAGTCCGGTTCCGACTGTGGTGACCCGACTAGTTCACTGGGTTACCCCGCTTTCACCTGCACGGCTACCACGGAGGTTGTGAGGAAGAAAAGAAGTAATCTTACTGGATTCCGGTCTGATTACAGTCTGGCTTGTGAACCGGTTTTAGAAGTATCCGAAGTGATACGGAGCCGGAGGAAGGGTACTCCACATCGGTCTCCGTTTTACTGA
- the LOC140984772 gene encoding scarecrow-like protein 6 translates to MKGMPLPFDFEGTRVLDLQLILKNRGFFSDHCNKSYFLNGNSGEPTSILDSARVPSRPSSSSTLSSSFGGGGGGGGTSTDTAGVVAVSDINPSPKLLQDSTTATSSNAGGADTELLPVPPSLEIETACERGNAEKCGMEDWESVFSGSVAPSPSQEQSILRWIMGDVEYPVLGSLNKVLQIGGGSSTAAEFESSGGFGVMDQSFCEDQFGAIPTSQLSSNLHTSLMHPSISNNLGSFALHQQPIYDSSEEMKSPICNPQLLNQNQTPNSLFFLPLTYHQHQEPDFFASPQAKRLNSGSIGGFLELPGGHISEGPSFLFPQNLHQKPIESGSNSKIGSGEQQAIDQLYKVAELVQTGNPILAQGILARLNHQFSPMGKPFQRAAFYCKEALQMLLHTNNNSNTSTFNSSPYSLVFKIGAYKAFSEISPLVQFTNFTSNQAILEAMDGFDRIHIVDFDIGYGGQWASLIHELASRGITLLKITAVVSPSTHDQIELGLARENLIQFAGEINLEFDFEVMSVDSLNSSSWSPSFLTSGNEAVAVNLPFGSFMNHQLSIPLVLHRVKQLSPRIVASVNKGCDITDLSFPGRVIHSVQLYSSLLESLDAVSMNTDTLQKIERFWIQPGIQKSITGHFRTEKPQHWRSAFLSSGFTPVTFSNITESQAEWVVKRTPVRGFHLEKDQSSIVLCWQKMELISASAWRCSNSY, encoded by the coding sequence ATGAAGGGGATGCCCTTACCTTTTGATTTTGAGGGGACAAGGGTGTTAGATTTGCAGCTGATTTTGAAAAACAGAGGTTTCTTCTCAGATCATTGCAACAAAAGTTACTTCTTGAACGGAAATTCTGGTGAGCCTACTTCTATCCTGGATTCTGCTCGGGTTCCTAGTCGGCCTTCATCTTCTTCAACCCTGAGTTCTTCTTTCGGTGGCggcggaggtggtggtggtACTTCTACAGATACGGCGGGGGTAGTGGCTGTTTCTGACATAAACCCATCTCCCAAATTGCTGCAAGACTCCACTACTGCAACCAGCTCCAATGCTGGAGGAGCTGATACGGAACTCCTCCCTGTTCCTCCGTCTCTTGAGATCGAAACTGCCTGCGAGAGAGGAAATGCGGAGAAATGTGGTATGGAGGACTGGGAGAGTGTGTTTTCAGGGTCCGTCGCCCCGTCACCGAGCCAAGAACAATCCATTTTAAGGTGGATCATGGGGGATGTCGAATACCCTGTATTGGGAAGTCTGAATAAGGTTCTTCAAATCGGTGGTGGCAGTTCAACTGCAGCGGAGTTTGAGTCTAGTGGTGGTTTCGGAGTTATGGATCAAAGCTTCTGTGAAGACCAATTTGGTGCGATTCCTACCAGCCAATTATCTTCTAATCTCCATACTAGTCTTATGCACCCTTCTATATCTAACAATCTAGGATCTTTTGCTCTTCATCAGCAACCTATTTATGATTCTTCTGAAGAAATGAAATCTCCCATTTGCAATCCACAGCTGTTAAACCAAAACCAAACTCcgaattcattatttttcttgCCACTAACATATCACCAACACCAGGAACCGGACTTCTTCGCTTCACCTCAGGCCAAAAGGCTCAATTCTGGCTCCATTGGCGGATTCCTCGAGCTTCCCGGTGGTCATATCTCAGAAGGGCCTTCTTTTTTGTTTCCACAGAATCTGCATCAGAAGCCAATTGAGTCAGGTTCAAACTCGAAAATTGGTAGTGGGGAACAGCAGGCAATTGACCAGCTATACAAAGTAGCAGAGCTGGTCCAGACGGGGAATCCTATACTCGCGCAAGGGATATTGGCGCGGCTCAATCACCAGTTCTCTCCCATGGGCAAGCCTTTTCAAAGGGCTGCCTTTTACTGCAAGGAGGCATTGCAAATGCTCCTTCACACGAATAACAACAGCAACACGTCTACCTTTAATTCTTCGCCATATAGTCTCGTTTTCAAGATTGGTGCTTACAAGGCTTTTTCTGAGATTTCACCCCTGGTACAATTTACTAACTTCACTTCTAATCAAGCCATTCTTGAAGCCATGGATGGATTTGATAGAATTCATATTGTAGATTTTGATATTGGGTACGGTGGACAATGGGCCTCTCTTATCCATGAGCTAGCATCAAGGGGCATAACACTTTTGAAAATAACTGCAGTTGTCTCCCCCTCGACACATGATCAGATAGAACTAGGCCTTGCTCGAGAAAATCTTATTCAATTTGCAGGTGAAATCaatcttgaatttgattttgaggTTATGAGTGTTGATTCTTTGAATTCTAGTTCATGGTCTCCATCTTTTCTTACATCCGGAAATGAAGCTGTTGCAGTGAATCTTCCATTTGGTTCCTTTATGAATCACCAATTATCAATTCCTTTAGTTCTTCACCGAGTCAAGCAATTGTCACCAAGAATAGTGGCGTCTGTCAACAAAGGATGTGATATTACTGACCTTTCATTTCCTGGCCGGGTGATCCACTCCGTTCAATTATATTCGAGCCTGCTCGAATCTCTTGATGCCGTTAGCATGAATACCGATACCTTGCAGAAGATCGAGCGTTTCTGGATCCAACCTGGAATCCAAAAGTCTATAACGGGTCATTTTCGTACTGAAAAACCACAGCATTGGAGGAGTGCATTTTTGTCGTCTGGATTTACCCCGGTAACATTTAGCAATATTACCGAATCACAAGCTGAATGGGTCGTGAAGAGGACCCCGGTTCGAGGATTCCACTTAGAAAAGGACCAATCTTCTATAGTTCTTTGTTGGCAAAAGATGGAGTTGATATCTGCTTCAGCTTGGAGATGCTCTAATAGTTATTAG
- the LOC140985250 gene encoding axial regulator YABBY 1-like isoform X2: MRGLRLPAANQLHLGHSFFSPQNLLEEIRNSPSNMLNNQPNPNESFIVPVRGIDELPKPPVANRPPEKRQRVPSAYNRFIKDEIQRIKAGNPDISHREAFSAAAKNWAHFPHIHFGLMPDQPVKKPSVCQQEGDDVVLMKDGFLAPANVGVSPY, from the exons ATGCGCGGATTGCGTCTCCCTGCGGCCAATCAGCTTCATCTTGGCCATTCATTTTTCTCTCCTCAGAATCTTCTG GAGGAGATTCGTAACTCGCCATCGAATATGTTGAACAATCAGCCAAATCCAAATGAATCCTTTATCGTACCCGTTCGAGGAATCGATGAGCTTCCTAAGCCACCAGTTGCTAACCGAC CTCCAGAAAAAAGACAGAGAGTGCCATCTGCTTACAATCGGTTCATCAA GGATGAGATCCAACGTATCAAAGCTGGAAACCCTGATATTAGTCACAGGGAAGCCTTTAGTGCTGCGGCAAAAAAC TGGGCACATTTTCCTCACATTCACTTTGGACTTATGCCTGATCAACCTGTGAAGAAACCATCTGTCTGCCAACAG GAAGGAGACGATGTCGTCCTGATGAAAGATGGCTTTCTTGCTCCAGCAAATGTGGGTGTTTCTCCCTATTAA
- the LOC140985250 gene encoding axial regulator YABBY 1-like isoform X1, protein MSSSSAFAPDHHHLSPSEQLCYVHCNYCDTVLAVSVPCTSLFKTVTVRCGHCTNLLSVNMRGLRLPAANQLHLGHSFFSPQNLLEEIRNSPSNMLNNQPNPNESFIVPVRGIDELPKPPVANRPPEKRQRVPSAYNRFIKDEIQRIKAGNPDISHREAFSAAAKNWAHFPHIHFGLMPDQPVKKPSVCQQEGDDVVLMKDGFLAPANVGVSPY, encoded by the exons atgTCCTCTTCATCTGCTTTTGCACCGGACCACCACCACCTCTCTCCTTCGGAGCAGCTCTGTTACGTCCATTGCAACTATTGTGATACTGTCCTCGCG GTCAGTGTTCCTTGCACAAGTTTGTTCAAGACTGTGACTGTTAGATGTGGCCATTGCACCAATCTTTTGTCCGTGAACATGCGCGGATTGCGTCTCCCTGCGGCCAATCAGCTTCATCTTGGCCATTCATTTTTCTCTCCTCAGAATCTTCTG GAGGAGATTCGTAACTCGCCATCGAATATGTTGAACAATCAGCCAAATCCAAATGAATCCTTTATCGTACCCGTTCGAGGAATCGATGAGCTTCCTAAGCCACCAGTTGCTAACCGAC CTCCAGAAAAAAGACAGAGAGTGCCATCTGCTTACAATCGGTTCATCAA GGATGAGATCCAACGTATCAAAGCTGGAAACCCTGATATTAGTCACAGGGAAGCCTTTAGTGCTGCGGCAAAAAAC TGGGCACATTTTCCTCACATTCACTTTGGACTTATGCCTGATCAACCTGTGAAGAAACCATCTGTCTGCCAACAG GAAGGAGACGATGTCGTCCTGATGAAAGATGGCTTTCTTGCTCCAGCAAATGTGGGTGTTTCTCCCTATTAA